In Macrobrachium nipponense isolate FS-2020 chromosome 36, ASM1510439v2, whole genome shotgun sequence, a genomic segment contains:
- the LOC135203500 gene encoding gastrula zinc finger protein XlCGF8.2DB-like: MRIHTGEKPYMCKECGKAFSHKPNLTSHMKIHTGEKPFMCKECGKAFSRKPSLTIHMRIHTREKPFMCKECGKAFSHKPSLTSHMRIHTGEKPFMCKECGKAFSQKSNLALHMRIHTGEKPFMCRECGKAFSQKPSLTLHMRLHTEEKPFMCKECGKAFSHKPSLTSHMRIHTVEKPFMCKECGKVFPKKDVLTIHMRIHTGEKPFMCKECGKAFSQKSNLTLHMRIHIGEKPFMCRECGKAFSQKSSLTRHMRLHTREEKETT, translated from the coding sequence atgagaatccacactggagagaagccatacatgtgcaaggaatgtgggaaagcattttcccacaaaccaaatcttacaagtcatatgaaaatccataccggagagaagccattcatgtgcaaggaatgtgggaaagcattttcccgcaAACCAAGTCTTACAATTCACATGAGAATCCATACcagagagaagccattcatgtgcaaggaatgtgggaaagcattttcccacaaaccaagtcttacaagtcatatgagaatccataccggagagaagccattcatgtgcaaggaatgtgggaaagcattttcccagaaatcaaaTCTTGcacttcatatgagaatccacactggagagaaaccattcaTGTGCAGGGAATGTGgtaaagcattttcccagaagccaagtcttacacttcatatgagattgcatactgaagagaagccattcatgtgcaaggaatgtgggaaagcattttcccacaaaccaagtcttacaagtcatatgagaatccataccgtagagaagccattcatgtgcaaggaatgtgggaaagtatttccaaagaaagatgttcttacaattcatatgagaatccataccggagagaagccattcatgtgcaaggaatgtgggaaagccttttcccagaaatcaaatcttacacttcatatgagaatccacattGGAGAGAAACCATTCATGTGCAGGGAATGTGgtaaagcattttcccagaaatcaagtcttacacgtcatatgagattgcataccagagaggaaaaagaaacaacatga